Proteins encoded together in one Deinococcus hopiensis KR-140 window:
- the fba gene encoding class II fructose-1,6-bisphosphate aldolase, translating into MLVTGNDILVPARAGKYGVGSFNTNNMEITQAIIHTAEKLRSPVMVQMSEGAIKYGGQDLANIVKDIAERATVPVALHLDHGSSYASALKAIKMGFTSIMIDASHHPFEENVHETRRVVEAAHAMGISVESELGRLGGIEEHIVVDEKDAFLTDPEEAVRFIEQTGTDYLAIAIGTSHGAYKGKGRPYIDHERIEKIASLTSIPLVAHGSSGVPAEIVQRFRDSGGEIGDAAGIADEDLQRATGHGIAKVNVDTDLRLAMTVGVREVLKASPKEFDPRKIFGPARDVMAQVIEHKLRVLGSVGKA; encoded by the coding sequence ATGCTCGTCACAGGTAACGACATTCTGGTTCCCGCCCGCGCGGGCAAGTACGGCGTTGGCTCGTTCAACACCAACAACATGGAGATCACGCAGGCGATCATCCATACGGCGGAAAAGCTGCGCTCGCCCGTCATGGTGCAGATGAGCGAGGGGGCCATCAAGTACGGTGGTCAGGACCTCGCCAACATCGTCAAGGACATCGCCGAGCGGGCCACTGTGCCCGTCGCCCTGCACCTAGACCACGGCTCGTCCTATGCCTCGGCGCTGAAGGCCATCAAGATGGGCTTCACCTCCATCATGATCGATGCGTCGCACCACCCCTTTGAGGAAAACGTCCACGAAACGCGGCGTGTGGTGGAAGCGGCGCACGCGATGGGCATCTCGGTGGAGTCCGAACTCGGACGTCTGGGCGGTATCGAGGAGCACATCGTCGTGGACGAGAAGGACGCCTTCCTGACCGATCCCGAGGAAGCGGTGCGGTTTATCGAGCAGACCGGCACCGATTACCTCGCCATCGCCATCGGCACCAGCCACGGCGCGTACAAGGGCAAGGGCCGCCCCTACATCGACCACGAGCGCATCGAGAAGATCGCGTCTCTCACCTCCATTCCCCTCGTTGCCCACGGTTCCAGCGGCGTACCCGCCGAAATCGTGCAGCGCTTCCGCGACTCCGGCGGCGAGATCGGCGACGCGGCGGGTATCGCGGACGAGGACCTCCAGCGCGCGACGGGGCACGGCATCGCCAAGGTCAACGTGGATACGGACCTGCGCCTCGCCATGACGGTGGGCGTGCGCGAGGTCCTCAAGGCCAGCCCCAAGGAATTTGATCCCCGCAAGATCTTTGGTCCTGCCCGCGACGTGATGGCCCAGGTCATCGAGCACAAGCTGCGCGTGCTTGGGAGCGTCGGCAAGGCGTAA
- a CDS encoding PLP-dependent aminotransferase family protein — MTVSAPSVGDRAAVDFASLLSTRASRMNASAIREILKITQQPDVISFAGGLPAPELFPLEDVRRAADTVLTKYGPSALQYSTTEGHLPLREWIANRAGITPGHVQIVTGSQQGLDLLGKILINEGDVVLVEAPTYLGALQSFQPYGPQYVEVPTDEHGIDTDALEGVLRANQAKFLYAIPNFQNPTGRTLSLERRRRLLELTAQYGVLVLEDDPYGKLRFTGEELPNLYELGLEMVGGDPDRNHVIYSSSFSKTLVPGLRDAWVQAAKPIIEKLVQAKQGADLHTPTLNQMIIAELVEDVLPRQIKTVKQAYGVRARDMVARIREFLPAEVEHTTPEGGMFLWMTLPGEIDTQPLLAQAVERKVAFVPGSPFYALGGGHNTMRLSYSSATPTQIETGIRALGETIRAAME, encoded by the coding sequence ATGACCGTCTCTGCCCCCTCCGTCGGTGATAGGGCCGCCGTGGACTTCGCCTCGCTGCTCTCCACCCGGGCGAGCCGCATGAACGCGAGCGCCATTCGCGAGATCCTCAAGATCACCCAGCAGCCCGACGTGATCTCGTTTGCGGGGGGCCTGCCCGCCCCCGAGCTGTTTCCACTGGAGGACGTGCGCCGGGCGGCGGACACGGTGCTGACCAAGTACGGCCCTTCGGCACTGCAATACTCCACCACCGAGGGGCACCTCCCACTGCGCGAATGGATCGCGAACCGCGCGGGCATCACCCCAGGGCACGTGCAGATCGTGACGGGCAGCCAGCAGGGGCTGGACCTGCTGGGCAAAATCTTGATCAACGAGGGCGACGTGGTGCTGGTGGAAGCGCCGACGTACCTGGGCGCGCTGCAATCCTTCCAGCCCTACGGCCCGCAGTACGTGGAGGTACCCACCGACGAGCACGGCATCGACACGGACGCACTGGAGGGGGTGCTGAGGGCGAATCAGGCCAAGTTCCTGTACGCCATTCCCAATTTCCAGAACCCCACGGGCCGCACCCTCAGCCTGGAGCGCCGCCGCCGCCTGCTGGAACTGACCGCGCAGTACGGCGTGCTCGTGCTGGAAGACGACCCCTACGGCAAGCTGCGCTTCACGGGCGAGGAGCTGCCCAACCTGTACGAGTTGGGTCTGGAGATGGTGGGCGGGGACCCGGACCGCAACCACGTGATCTACTCCAGCTCGTTTTCCAAGACGCTGGTTCCCGGCCTGCGCGACGCCTGGGTGCAGGCGGCGAAGCCCATCATCGAGAAGCTGGTGCAGGCCAAGCAGGGCGCGGACCTGCACACGCCGACGCTGAACCAGATGATCATCGCCGAACTCGTCGAGGACGTGCTGCCCCGGCAGATCAAGACGGTGAAGCAGGCGTATGGCGTTCGGGCGCGGGACATGGTGGCGCGCATCCGCGAGTTCCTGCCCGCGGAGGTGGAGCACACCACCCCGGAAGGTGGCATGTTTTTGTGGATGACGCTCCCTGGCGAAATCGACACCCAGCCGCTGCTGGCGCAGGCTGTCGAGCGCAAGGTGGCCTTTGTGCCTGGCAGCCCCTTCTACGCGCTGGGCGGTGGGCACAACACCATGCGCCTGAGTTATTCCAGCGCCACGCCTACGCAGATCGAGACCGGCATCCGCGCACTTGGCGAGACGATCCGGGCGGCGATGGAGTAG